One part of the Chryseobacterium sp. 7 genome encodes these proteins:
- a CDS encoding type VI secretion system Vgr family protein produces MKKNTSNSEKISENHIAGINRVVKLDIVIDGKPLSHFKHFRLQQSAKTHHYFELTLAHDSLGKAQNHNLEQAKQFFGKRLTVTFGYKDPENESPERTFVGVIMKVAFSQEKMSLGNIVLKGNSPTILMDSAPHTQSFGGSQPANTSIIADRIIKESLGTNDFDFRIDTQNKGYINYSSQYCETHYNYLTRIAEAYGEQFYYDGEVLHFGKLPPHEKSIKLIDGSNVSDVQIELNAIHIKPEYFGYNSSNHAKMIGVDNKIKHLGELSSETYELNNNIFKTRSLTPAPVNPNMFLDIDDSQKSARGSKAVDVFTVSGKTTVPFLYTGCVADLAMRKPDSNQTVHFTTLMMTEVNHEVDARGYYRGSFQAIAEGTGFMPKPDFIMPKAEPQVATVISNVDPLNQGRIQVQFDWQLNDTTHFIRMMSPDAGGTDIISQNRGFVAVPEIGDQVMVGFEYHNPDFPFAMGGMFHGGVGLGGGMDNRVKSLQTRSGHRLVFTEDESILLTDKSGNELRFDTEGSNINITAPETITIKSKNLKFDIEENIETKAGKNMDTNVGQNIKIIARQEISQDSGKKTIINAGTNTEISAKAHLDLYGKEKFIGYTDGQTEFGAKDRMHVYGANSLLTAKDKIEYKAPQMNKVPQNGEFDYTKEKQIASMYWAYEEENTSLMNDSKFFVDMNLIVQTRNYEEGENIDVTIKSDDGEPLADGLNELTLSGTVDKDGMVIFKEPLKAYTLELMTEETENT; encoded by the coding sequence ATGAAAAAAAATACATCAAATTCTGAGAAGATTTCTGAGAACCATATAGCAGGTATTAACCGTGTAGTAAAGCTCGATATTGTGATTGATGGAAAACCTCTCAGCCACTTTAAACACTTTCGCCTACAACAAAGCGCTAAAACACATCATTACTTTGAACTTACCTTAGCTCACGATTCATTAGGTAAAGCACAAAACCATAACTTAGAACAGGCAAAACAGTTTTTTGGGAAAAGATTGACCGTAACTTTCGGGTATAAAGATCCAGAAAACGAAAGTCCAGAACGGACATTTGTAGGAGTTATTATGAAGGTGGCATTTAGTCAGGAAAAGATGAGTCTGGGAAATATTGTTCTGAAAGGAAACAGCCCAACAATACTGATGGATTCAGCCCCGCATACTCAAAGTTTTGGAGGTAGCCAGCCAGCCAACACATCAATTATTGCCGATAGAATAATTAAAGAGTCATTGGGAACTAATGACTTTGATTTTAGAATAGATACCCAAAATAAGGGGTATATTAATTATAGCTCACAATACTGCGAAACCCATTATAATTACCTTACCAGAATTGCAGAAGCTTATGGAGAACAATTTTATTATGATGGTGAAGTGCTTCACTTCGGAAAGTTACCACCTCATGAAAAATCCATAAAGCTTATTGATGGCAGTAATGTCAGTGATGTGCAGATAGAGTTAAATGCCATTCATATCAAGCCTGAATATTTTGGCTACAATAGTAGTAATCATGCAAAGATGATCGGAGTTGATAATAAGATCAAACATCTTGGTGAACTATCATCGGAAACATACGAACTTAACAACAATATATTTAAAACCCGCTCACTGACTCCTGCTCCCGTTAATCCTAATATGTTTCTTGATATAGACGATTCTCAGAAAAGTGCAAGAGGTAGTAAGGCAGTGGATGTTTTTACTGTTTCAGGAAAAACAACTGTACCATTCTTATATACGGGCTGTGTCGCTGACTTAGCCATGAGAAAACCAGATAGTAATCAAACTGTACACTTCACTACATTGATGATGACTGAAGTAAATCATGAGGTTGATGCAAGAGGATATTACAGAGGAAGTTTCCAAGCAATAGCTGAAGGTACAGGCTTCATGCCTAAGCCTGATTTTATAATGCCAAAAGCTGAGCCACAAGTTGCAACTGTCATATCCAATGTTGACCCTTTGAATCAAGGAAGAATACAAGTGCAGTTTGATTGGCAACTGAATGACACAACCCATTTTATCAGAATGATGAGCCCTGATGCAGGTGGAACAGATATAATAAGCCAAAACAGAGGATTTGTTGCAGTTCCTGAAATCGGAGATCAGGTAATGGTAGGTTTTGAATATCACAACCCAGATTTTCCTTTTGCTATGGGGGGTATGTTTCATGGTGGCGTAGGTCTAGGAGGTGGAATGGACAACCGTGTAAAATCTTTACAGACTCGAAGTGGTCATAGATTAGTGTTCACAGAAGATGAGAGCATTTTACTAACAGATAAAAGTGGTAATGAGCTTAGATTTGACACAGAAGGAAGTAACATCAACATTACTGCACCTGAAACAATCACTATAAAATCTAAAAACCTGAAGTTTGATATTGAAGAGAACATCGAGACCAAGGCAGGAAAAAATATGGACACCAATGTTGGACAGAATATCAAAATTATTGCTAGACAGGAGATCAGCCAAGATAGTGGTAAGAAAACCATTATCAATGCTGGGACTAATACTGAAATATCAGCAAAAGCCCACCTAGACCTTTATGGTAAAGAGAAATTCATTGGGTATACAGATGGACAAACAGAATTCGGAGCCAAAGATAGAATGCATGTATATGGAGCAAACTCATTATTGACTGCTAAAGATAAGATTGAGTATAAAGCTCCACAAATGAATAAAGTTCCTCAAAATGGAGAATTTGATTACACCAAAGAAAAGCAAATAGCATCAATGTATTGGGCTTATGAGGAAGAAAACACCTCTTTAATGAATGATTCTAAGTTTTTTGTTGATATGAATCTCATTGTTCAGACAAGAAACTATGAGGAGGGAGAAAATATTGATGTTACTATAAAGTCAGATGATGGTGAACCACTAGCGGATGGGCTTAATGAGTTAACTTTATCAGGAACTGTTGATAAAGATGGAATGGTAATTTTTAAAGAGCCATTGAAAGCTTACACTCTTGAGCTTATGACGGAAGAAACAGAAAACACATAA